The Megalobrama amblycephala isolate DHTTF-2021 linkage group LG22, ASM1881202v1, whole genome shotgun sequence sequence GGTCAAGTAGGCGGGGAATGATCAAAAAacctattttacatttttaaaactaaaGGGGATGCTGTTTTACCTCATGATTGATTTGATATCAATTGCTTTTGGGGCCAAGGAGAATTTGAAAAGTAAGTGGATTTGATAGGCCAGATGCTCCTTTCCTATACTCTCTTTATTCTCCAGGTCTCTttatatctctttttttttctttttcaagcCTCTCATACACAGAGGGCAAAGTAGGGTGAAAATGAAGAGACTCATGCATATTGATGAAGAGCGTTGTCTGTGACAAGGTGAttttcagcatttttagagGCAAACAAAATAAGCAAGGAGCAGCAGGGATAAATCCTTCATAGATTATACTCCCACTGCAGTGCAACTTAATTGGTAACCATTACCCTTATTGAACTTAGGGGGTAGGAAATTATACATACACTATGCAACTAAACTGTGACCAGAGTTACCATGGAAGCAATGCACTGCATACCAACCTGTCAGCAGAGTCTTGCTTCTGTGTATCTCTCCAGCACATACCTCCTTCTGTTCTTCTCTTTTTCCTACCCTAtccttttcttcttcttatAGATTCCCTTATACAAGATCAGCCTTAAATGCCTCTGAGACATTAGTTATGGTGGGGGAGGTGACTGTCACCATGAAAATATTATGAACCTTCTGATCTTTTTAAATGCTGTGCAATTTTAATACCACTATATCCCAAAAATACGGTCACACCAAAACCTCTAACCTCTGAGAAGAGGGGCACATTAAAGTCATGGCTATCAGCAGATATGAATATGGCTGCTTGGACTTTAGCTTAGTGCCCTTGAAAGTCTTGTTATGGTTCTTGGGGCATCAGAAATATTGTAAGTCTCTACAAGTGCTTTGTCAAAGCAATAGCTTGTTACTGTTTCCGCTCTACTGCTGCTGTAATACTGCAGACCAGAGGAGCCCCCCTCTGTGATTATCTGCAACTGTGCAGCAGTGTGGTTCATCTGGCCTTCCTCACTCTCATTGAGCTGCAGCAAACCTGCATAGGGCTTTTACCATGACAACGATACATATAGCACTAACGGCTCAACCTCAAACTCATCTACTGCTTTTACCATCAAACAAAAGCCTTGTTTAAAATGTGGCCTCATACTTGTTTATGCGAAAGTACACCCATGAAGTACTCAAAAGCCATCTCTGCCCTAAGTATGGGAACTGGAAGCCCAGCTGCACAAAGACTAACTCTCGTATCTCAGGTCTTCCTCTGTCACCCCCTTGggggtgttttgttttttttctctcttgtaCATCCTGCAGACTGCCTCTCTTTTTCAGGCATGTGGTCAGACAGTGGTAATCTGATCAACCACACGTGTGCTGTCCACCATCTCCATGCACTCAATTTCTTCCCTGTTTTCCGCACCATTCTTTCTCTCGCATCGTTTTTTCTTGGAGGGAGGAAGGAAGGTAAGCAGGACGGGGAGAATGGCCAAACAGTGGAAGGCGGTGATGATGGCGGTGAGAAAGAGGCACCTGAAGAGTGTGCGGGTAAGGTTCGAGGGCACGGCCGCAAGAGGGAGCAGAGCTGCCCCATAACACAAGTAGCTCTGCAGGGCAGGAACTCCATGTCGCTCCAGAGCCAGTTTCACCCAGCGCGTACGAGTGGATTCCCGACCTAGAGCAAATGCAGATACCAGCGGAGCACTGGAGTCCACAGCATAGTTCACCCCGTAGATCAGACACAGCACTGAGACACAATCCAACTCTACCCGCCACAGAGTCATGAAACCCACCAGCCCAAACTCAACAGAGGCTACTGTCACAGTCAACCAGGCGTTGACCAGTGGGTCAGCTGCCAAgaaggtggaaaagaaaagcagAAAGAGAGCAGCGATGCAAGAGTTCTTCAGCGGTGCTCCAACTGATGAGGCATAGCGGTCCATATACACAAAGGATGGATTGAAGATGATGAACTTCACCCTGGAGGTCAGCGACAGCTTCCTCAGTGTGTCCAGTAGGATTGACATCTCTTCTCGTTTGTTTTCTGTCGTCTTGGCCACGAGAAACATACGTGAGGCCACCACATCAAATTCCCCATCCGTACGTTTGGCAAAAATGATATCATCCGAGAAATGCACATAGCGGGGTTGGCGTAGAAAGCCAGACCGCAGGCGCTCTGTGAAGTTGCTGCGTGACAAGCTAGTGGTGATGTTCAGCCCGTGAAGGTAGTTTAGGTAACTCTCGAACCAGGAGATGCGTTCAAAACCTTTGGTGTACTCCAGTAGGTCCTCTTGCACGCTAGTGTTCCAGTACTCAATGGACTCATAGATGTAGAAGCCAATCACGGGGCTATAACTGCTGAAATACCGCTGTTGGGCACGGGTGTATGCTATAGTGCTTGTTTCTGTGGCAACCACATTACTAAGATCTGACCCTTCACTGACCTGAAGGTAGCCCATGAGGGCGAAGGAAACATAGACCAAGTAGAAAAGAACCACGAATGGTTTGACGTAGGTGTTGGTGATCCAGTCACAATAGTACCGTTTCATAAAGGCTACCAGCAGGTGACTCTCGTAAGCACGCAGGGGTCCTGCTTCTGTGGCCTCCTCGTTGTAATGTGTGTACATGAGGAAGCGGTACCACGCCGGCTTCTGCTGCAGCAACTCAGGCTTCGGTACGCGCCTGCAGAATAGACTGTGACGGTAGTTGTTTTCCAGATAGCCGGCAAACACCAGGTTGGAGCCGTAGAAGGTGAGGATGTAGAGGTAGTTGAAGAGAACTGAGATACAGGCGTTCCGACAGAAGAGACGCACGGCCTCAATGTTTGTGAATGGACTGGCCCCGATGCCGAAGGTGACCACGTGCAAGGCCGTGCTAGCTGTGAAGGGCAGCATACAGTCTGAGAATACAGCAGCAACCCGCTCCTTCACATGCTGGTCCTCGCGTGTCCTACGCCAAGAcgacagcatctcaaatgtgcCAAACAAACCATGACCTGGAAGAGATGAAGAGAGAAAATATGTCTTTCAGTGATTTATAAACCTTAAATAAAAAACGTGAAGTGAAATGGTCTAAGCGTCGCTTGGAATGATTTTGGCAGGCAGCTCTTTCAAGTGACATAAATGGCTGCTGGGAAAAGAGGAGACGTAAATAATTGAACAAAACGGTGACAAGACAGTCACTCTGCAGCTGCATCGCAACAATGGATATGAGGGAAAAACAGATGCTCTCTTTCTTCTGTTGTGGCACTGCTTTTTTCCCAAAGTCAAAAAGTGTTTAGCATACATGTGTAGCATTTGCACATTCATCAGTGAAATCAAATTCAATCTAATGTATAGGCTTTTCAGCCTGTAGAAAGACAGTATTTCTAATCTACTGCTCATCATCACCAGTGAAATTCACAGGAAAATCCATCAAACTGAAAAAAGGATTCAGTCTTGAAAGCAGAGCGAAGGAGCCTCTTGGCTATCACCACCTTTATTTACAGAGCGTGATCTAACTATAGCCCACTCTGTCCTTCTCCATCTTCACAGCTGATGAATTTGTAGCTAAATAAATCTCAGTCACACTCACACAAGATAGCCACATGCCATGTAAAATTGATCTGATGAAAGAAGAAAGCCTTATGGATGTGAGGAAGGCTGACAGCCCCTGTAGCCTTGGGAGACTTCATAGAAGCACAGAAGCCCAAGACATTAGACAAACTGGGTCAGCCTGCTTTTAGAAATTGACATAAAGGAACTCGAGGTCCTGAACACAGAGTCAGTATCATGATGAAGCTAACATTCTTATGCTACAACATGAgcattcacattttttttagtttctgtgttttttccttttttagcTTTCTACATCACTCGCTCGTGCAGGCAGAGTGAGCAGATGGCTCTCACCTACAGGGTTGCCACGGCATCAGTGACTCATCATTCATGACGGAGGTTCCCTCGGTCCAATATTACCAGTACTACCTCTCAAAAACCTGGGATGTGTGCCTGGCACAGAATCTAGCAGAGTCACCAGACAGCTCTGACTTGAGGTTGTGGCCTTGTACTGATTTTCGGCAGAACTAAAGATCTCAAATTAATAGGTAGTATGTGTAGATGGTTGCTAAACTAAACAATCAAGATCTGTGAGTAAGAGTAAACAAAGTGAAAGAGAGACTGTAATTCCTATTCTCATGCTATTTTCTCACACTTTTGcctcagctctctctctctctctgtcagtcGTTTTCCTCCTTACTAAAAGAACCAACAATTTCATTTCCACTCGTCTCAAAACAAAGTAATGAATACCAATGTGACACACAGACTGATTCTCAGTATGCAAGTCCTTTATCTCCTGAACATCTTCGCTCATCTCCCAAGATGCAACAGTCTTTTCCTCTtcataaacatgacattaaTCTTAGCAATTATGGCCTATGATATCTCCTCCTTCCATCTTTCCATTATCATCAGAGGACTGTCAGATGATTTCAGTTGACAGCTAATATCCTTGTAATggaatttgttttaaataaaaggcCGGTGGCTTACAGAGATAAGGCCTATTGTTTTGTCAGACATCGGTTATGATGTACTTATTACATATATCCCTGCTTTTCTTTGAACCCTATTCAACACAGTAAGAGCAGCCTGGaatgacatttatatgtagACACTGGGCGGCTCTAGCAAGTTCTGTTTTTACACTAAGAAAGTGCACGGCAGGAGAGCTCTGCAAGGAGATGCTGTCACTCTCAGGCTGCAATTGGAAACCAGCGGGGAGAATTCTGAGATTGCTGACGTGGATTGCCAAAATTGCCAAGGCTAGCATTGAACTGTTGAAATGTTATGAGAAGGACATAGATGTCAGTCTTCTTAAGATAGAAATGCATTAGTAATTTTCTGGAGTGGGTGGCACAGGGTCAGTCTAAACACATCTAAACTCTCAGCCTTCATCTATTTTTCCAAGCCTTCGTTTTTCTTTTCCATTTTTTCTTCTCATTTCTCTGTCTTTCGCCCCAGCCTGTTATTATCTCAACAGAAGTCTCCTCCCACATGTGGCACTAATTGCTGTGTAAGAGATGGCCAACAAGAGCGAGCGAGATGGATGTGATCTGTCAGGATGCGTGTATGCGTGTTGGTAATTATCGCTGGATATCTGCTTGTGTGAATCTGTTCCACAAGCTCACAGTTGATTCACCCAGAATGGCTCATGGACAGAAGACAAAATAAGGGGTGGAATTCCTCTAAAGGCTGTCTGTTGGGCTCTATTAGGAATTCCTTTGATGTGGAGcctttcatttttaatgataCACCTTGACAAAAGTGCACTGCAGAGCTTTGCGGTCAGTCAGAAGGTGTACTCGTTTAACCTTACACTCACAGTATGTAAATGGAAGATCAAAAGAATGGAACAAATATGCAAACAGCAATGATGACTAGCGATTAATGACAAAAGAGCACAAATCGTAGGGATGATTACCATTCAAAAAtatggggtcagtaagatttgtttttgaaagaaatgaatactagcaaggatgcattaaattgatcaacactgacagtaaagacttttacactgtaacaaataaatatatatatatttcaaataaacactgttttatttaacattctattcatcaaggagtagtgatgctgaaaattcagcttttacattttaaatatattaaaacaatatatagtAGTATATAAATAGTAGTAATCaaatttcacagtattactgtttttaatgtatttctgatcaaataaatgcagccttggtgagcataagatgcttatttctttacttttacttttgaatGACAGTGTACATTTTTGCATAATAGGATGACAGGGAGGAGTAATATAATCTCACCTAACATGACAAAAGGGATGCCCAGGTATGTTGAATTGTATTTCCCTCCTGTGAGGTTGAAGATGCCGGCAGAGGTGAGTGTAGCAAGGCTGACGGTCACCAGAGCCAGCAGACCCAGCCAAGGCTTTGTACGCACACAGTCTCGCATTGAGCAGCACAGCATGGCCAGTGAGAGACACGCAGCCAGGCTAAAGAGCAGCGGCCGCTCTGATACACGACTGGTCCTTTGGAAGTCCCTCTGAAGAGAAGAGGAGGTAAAAGGGTACAGACTAAGCTCCGGATGAGCTTTAACAAAGTTTTCCAGCTCCCTGCAGAACAGCAGCTCCCAGCTGGCCGCCACCACTTCGTTCAGTGGGCTGGCCGCTTGCAGGTAGTACGTGAGTTGAAGGGCTCGAGCAGAACGCACCCCGTCTCTCCCTCCGCCTGCCAGGACTCCGCCCAGTTGGTGCCCAATGTAGGCCTCCCGTCCATCTTTGAGTTTGGTGATTGGATAACGCAGAGGGGGTGCTGAACGGTTGGAAGCCCGTGCCGATCTCATCTCTTCCAGAACCCGCAGGATGTCGTCCACGATGCAGCTCTTGCTATCATCCAGCAGGCAGAGGTGGGCAAAGGTGTAGTTGAATCCCAGCATAGGAACCTGGATCTGAGTGATTGTGTTGTGTAACTTGGGGTGGGTGGAAAAAGAGAAGGATAAAAAATGTTACTAATACATACAGGGGGTAACAGATAAAAGTTTtcttatgtttttgaaagaagtctactatgctcatcaaggcagcatttatttgatcaaaatgttaaatgtaatttgttcCTGTGATGTAGGCTTGCTCCGATAGTTGGTGTTGACGGTGTAACCGGTGTTCACTGGTTACGTCACTTGACCACCACGACACCGCCCTGAATTGGTGCTAATttgaaagcaaaagtaaaattTGCACGGCCGCACGGGCATTCATAACGGTGCGTGTCTACTGGCGCAAAGCGTTTTcagttcattcctatggaagctcAACTCGGTTATGcgcattttactttcactttcgaaTTAGTGATTTAAAAGCGAATCGTTGCCCcactgtgatggtaaagctgacttttcagcatcattacaccagtcttcagtgtcacataatgcttaaaaatctttataatatgctgatttggtgcttagtTGGtgcttattatcagtgttgaaaacagttgtgctgcttaatatttttgtggaaactgatgcATTTTtagtgaatagaaagttcaaaagaacaacatttatttaaaatagaatttttttgtaacaagttaaaagtctttactgtcattgatcaaataaatgcttccttgctgaataaaagtatccatttcttaatttcttttttttttaaagtcaataGTAAACTTTAAGTATGTGATTACGTCACATTTCAACACATTCAGCTGCTACTATCTTGTTGCCTGGCAACAAGAAAGCATGTTGCTGCAGGAAGAGTGTGCCAACAAGACAAACAGAACataaaagaaaaactttttAGACTTTCTTCTCCAGCAATCCATGTGAGAAGAGGATTGATTGTCCTCTAAGGTCAGTCTCTCAGCGTTGTTAATGTCAGACTGATTAGACTGTGTCAGACTCAGATCACCGGGGGAGGTTTCCTCCTCCGATACTCCTCCGGCCTCCTCGAGCAGCAAAGAAATGTCAGACACACACCAATCAAGCTTCTAATTGCTCAAGCTTGATAATTAACCCTCGGTTGGAGACTAAAGCATAACATCTGCATGCCCACAGTCTCTGACCTAGACGGACGCTGCAAATAGGCTGTCTTGCTCTTTATGCGTAGGAAACAACAGGCATAGAAAAAACGATATATTGCACAGAATATAATCACCTCAAATCCTTTGAACTGTGATTTTGCACAATTGTCACACTCTTTTAAATCATGGATCAGCAGAGGAGAGCTCACCAAAGGTGGTCTATTACTGTGATACAGTGAACAAGGTTATACCGAGACCTGTTGTGTTATGGTGCAGGGAGAATATAAAGAAGGTTCTGTTTCTGGAAAATACAATGCAATGTGAATATTAAAACGTTCTTAGGATGTGGTTGCTGCTCACAGCTCAGGCTTAGTCAATTAGCTTAAGAAAATTGAAATTGATGTTTTGAGTTAGAAAGTATGAGTCTACATGCACAAGAAGTGAATGctttgcatttaataaaaaaagagtaTAGCAAAATGTCATTCTAAAATGTAAAGCCACAATTTCTGAATTTCACAAAAAGAGGTCAAGTGCTCATTTGGTTTTTGCCTGAAGTTAAGATTTCATGCCAGTACAGTATAAGCAGAAGTTGTCAGCATCATATTTCATGTTGGTGGTTTCTGGGGGAGTGAATTTTGGAGCTGTGTTACAGGAAGAAAAAGTAGGCCACAATCTAAAACTCTGACTGGCACATTGCATGAAatatttctaatattaaaaaaaaaaaagaaaatacaggGAAAGCTGTGGGAagacaactttttttaaatatccagATAGCACCCATTCCACAGAGTTTGGAATTCGGAATTTGGAATTTTGGAAGTGCAGACTTTTGTCAGTTATTCTCCCACTGATTCCTGAATACTAGGGGTGAAAAAAACTTTTGATTTATGTTTGTATCACAGATTTATCTGCTTCCATTTTCTcacaagatgttttttttattattattattatttgtaaaaacaaacaaaaatattatactCACCAGAACCTGTGGAACTTTGTTAATCTCATAGCAGATAAAATGTGAAAAGGAGAACTTTAGGATAAAGACTTGATAttacataattatataaatgtttgtttttatatctgACTGCTGAAAAAAGCAGTTGTAAAGCtgaataaaagattttttttttttaattatccacTTGATTTCCTTCACACGTTTTACCTCTGAAATATGAAAAAGACTAACAAGCTTTAAAGACAAATGTTGTTTGACCTGCCAAAAAGAAGCTAAATTAACCAAATATTGATTCATGGAGTCACTGTAACCGTTCAAACGTGTGAAACAAAGCAATTACTCCAGTGAAATGTCGCTCACCTTTAGGACCGAGTTGACGTGGTGGGGGTCCAACACGCTCCCCCTGCGCGAAGTCACGATGACCCGGCCATATCTCCCGGGTGTTTGCAAGTCCGAGTACAGCGTGTGTTTGGACCGGTTCACGGGGAACAAACTATCCACCAAGTTCCCCTCGATCTTCGCCAGGCTGTGTTTGGGAGCTAACAGGTACTCCACGTTTTCCTCTATGCGGTATCTGCTGAAGCTCGCGCCCAGCAGGATGGAAATCAGCACGGGCGCGGAGGCGAAAAACACCGGGTGATTGGCGACAAAGTGGCCCAGTTTGTGGAATGACGTCCTAAGCCCTTCGTGCAACACTTGTCGCAACATCCTAGAATGCAGCAACAGCGCAAGGGCGATGAACCAGCATCAGCATCAGAGATACGGAGCATCAGTGTTCAACCCACGCAGCTGGATCACTGAAATGATGAAGCGTTGCGTTGAATATCATCAGGTCCTGCTGGGTCAGAGACATCATGTTAGTACAACTGCTTTGTTAGTACTGCGTTTACTTCAAAAAGAGAATTCAGAATGAAAATGCATCGAAACTCTGCAATGTCGGGTGCAACGTTTTTGTTGTTCTGCATGTGTGCGAATTAATCAGACTTTCAAAGGGGACGACTTTTCTTTCAGTATTCTGTCAGTTAATTTTGGGGCGCAGTCTGCTGAGGTCCGTCTCACGCAACCCAAACTGTCTTGGTACAGTTGACTAACCTTCAAATTATACctcaaagacattttaaaggtTAAAACGGTTTGTGATATGTAAAACTACAATGAAATGATAAATAATAAGACTATTATGATTTATCGATGTACCATCCCACAGCGTTCGAGTTAGTGAAACGTTGCTATGGTTATCTTCTCAGACAGGCGCGATTTCTGTTCGCGAGCgtgtattttaatgcatttctgACTAACTTGTAATTAACTTTATCTTATGCTTATACGTTTAAGACCCCTTCAGCCATTTGTTTTGACGTCCTTTGGGGTTCAAGCCTTATGGGGTCAACATCCAACACCCATCCCCACCCCATAATTCGCACTCTGGGCAGTAGTGGTCACTTTCTAAGGGAGTGACGGGTTATATTCGTAGGCaagtgaaaaataataataattataataatataaaaatcctTAAACGAGCCTGACGAGCTGAAAAGTGGCCAAAACCTGcctgtttaaaatgtttgttttttttctctctcttcacGACAGGGAAAGAAAGGTGGTTCTGTATTATTACCAGTCACGTCTTTGCAGTTCCATGCCATCTGAGAGACCCCAGTTTCCATAAATGCGTTGTTGATCCGAGTGCCGGAGGTGATATGCTCAATTCTCGCAACAGAAACGAATCACTTTTCTCTTTGAATATGTCCACTGCGTCTTAGAAAGGATGAATCCAGTACGGTGTATCTTTAACAGTGAACTGGTCATGTAGCCTACTTACAAACAGTTTAAAATGCGCAAATACAGTTTTGTGTATTCCATTATCTATGAGGTGAATGTCATTGATCCATATTAATCCCGTACCGCGCCCAGCACGACCGCTATCCGCCGTTACCAGTCTGAAAACACGAATCTCCACCACCGACCCGCGGTGCAGAATGCGTGCGTTCTCCGCGCAGATCCAGCTCGGCCACTTGTGTGCATTTCCTTGCCGACTTAAGACATTCGTTACTGCGCTGAACACAAGACAGGtccaaacaaaagaaaatattcacACGCGAACGTGATGCGGCACTTAAATGCTCAGTTACGGAGCTGATTCAGAAGTTCCAGTTTCCCGAAGAGCCGGCCGGTAAATGCCGGTGGTGCCCCCACCCCCATTACACCTAATCACGGGAATGAGGTTTGTAGAAAGGAAAGCTTTTTTGATTGGTCTGTTAGCGTTAGACCATACATAATAACACGAATAGAGACAACGATTATGTGACGGTATTGTATTTTGTGTGACAGCCTGTTATAACATGACGTGTTATAGAAACCGTTTGCAATTACACGTACAGTTATTGTCTCAGTACACACATAGCATACTTTAACCGATCATGTGATGAGCgctttacactctaaaaataaacGTTCCAAAAGAAGCTTTTCACAACGATGGAACAGAACCATTTTGGCTTTCCCcgaaagaacctttcagtgaaaagttgttaaaagaacaattttcaatgtttttttaaattttttcaaAGGTTCCATGGAACCATAGATttcaataaagaacctttattttttattatgagcCTGCGAAAGACAACATTACTCatctttatgccaaaaatgaatacatttggcatgtaataatgcaataatgaagtaaaaacatttaacattagCCCTCTATAGCCTACTTTTACTCAACGCCCAGAAAACAGGCTTTGTACTAATATTTGCCTCTACAGAGGAAAAAAAGTGCTCAGAAATGAAAGCCAGTTATAATTCAGCACCATGGACAGAGATGAAGTTCCAGTTTAGATCTAGAATACCTCTGAGGTTGAATTTGAGCCCATTACGTCAATACACTTGAAAGTTTATCATAATTTTTTCCTTTTGATGTGCTTTTGATATTATTTCCGCAACTACCCATGTTCTCCCTACAATTTTCTCTATTTTTACAGTTTGTATCCTTGTATATTCAGAGGAAGTTCAATCACGGCCAGGGTTAAACTGTCCCAGCTCTCTCTGAATTCCTCAGACAGACAGTCTCTGGCCAGCAGATCATTTAATAACACTGGAACAGACTGCTGAAGTGCAGGGCCATGGCTCTGGATTTACCCATGCATGTCTAATCAGGTACTGAGCTCGTGATTGAGCATGGCTTCCCTACCTGGACGGTTCCAGTGCCTTCTGCTCTCCTCTGAGAGTTATTTGATATCACATAATAGCACAACTATATTTTGTATGTGGTTTATTTTAATCCACAGTGAGGTTGTGCAAATAGAAATGTTATGCGTCTTCTTCCTGCATCTAACCTTTGACCAACGCTGTAGACACAAAAGCAGGGCTTAAAATGATCATCACTGTTTTATATGGTTATTGCCATGGTAACGATCGCCGATGCCTCCTGTAGCCCATGCTTTGCCATATCGTTCCAGCAAACTGACAAAGAGTGGTTTCCATGGTTACAGCTTTAGGGCACCATTGTGACTTCACAGCTGAAAGTGCTGGTTGTGTTTAATGTCTGTAATACCTGCCTGAGTAAATGTTTGGACTCGTGTTGTATTATTGCTTCTACAGTGTATTGTGCTGGCATTATATGGCACTAGCGACATCAAAGTAATAGGTTTGATTCCTAGGTAAAATACATACTGGTAAATGTGTAACTTCAGAAGTTGTTTCGGGTTAAATGTAAGTCTATAAATATTCCTGCAAATGTAAATTGACTAAGACAAAAACCGGAAACGTCTGGGTTGAGTTTATTTTGGGAGACAAGAGAAGAACTGAAGTTTGTTACTGTAAAAAGCTAAAGAAGGTTCAATTCTCAGAGAGAGGTGGGAGTTTGTCTCTGGTTGTTTGGTCTCCTGCAGTAGAAATTTAGAATAGGTTCTGGAAAGAGTCAAAGATCAGAGCTCAAATCTCACTTGAGCTGTAAGGTGTTCAGAGAAAACCTGAACTAATAATAAAGCTcagtttgtttgctgtgctGTGGAGTCTGGGGAAAAGTTGATGTGAGAGGAAGGAGGAGACCTGGATTGAGAGAagaggagaaagagagatagaGTGAGTAGGAAAGAGACTAAGAGTGATGGAAGGGAGAGGGAAAGATGCAGAGAAAGGAAGGGAGGAGAGAAAATGTGAGCTGAATGTCAATGATGTAATTTTCCTTCTACTAATCTTTATCctcattttacctcaaacttttttgaatcattttcttaatcagaaatgttttcttgttttcttaGATTCTTAGATATGTTCATATTTTATCTAAATTGTGAAAGATAATAACAGTTTTTGTCAGATAATGTCTTTGATTCTATGtttaagtttgttttaaattttaaatactCCAATGGAGAACTGTTTTTCCATTTTCTAAGCATAAACTTAACCAAATGTTGTTAGATTTATGCTTAAtccaaacaaacacataaacaaacattaaGATTTAATCTCTGAAAACAAGTCTAAAAGTCCTCCtgcagtcaataattttatcctttaaaactcatctttgatcatcaaaattacatatttaaatgttttttcctgtgaaaataatttcttcatgctttaaaatagcttgaatgtaactctacacccttgcttcatttagtatacacgGATAAACGAATAGGCAAATTAGTCATTTCCTCCACTCACTCTCACAAGCTCGGAGATCCACTTGTTcaactttactgtagtaaacgCTACACTGTCACAAGTGGAAATATTGGTTTTGTttcagccatatatgtttgaaccagaaactgattcagaagaagaaaAGGAAGAGCAATTATACAGGCTCGTCTACAAGACCATGTATCAGAATGGTAATGCAATTTATGAATCGCGCTCTACAACATCGAAAACGTAACAGTAACTGATACATTTAGCCTTtggcttgactacgttatcgaACAACTAATAaag is a genomic window containing:
- the ptchd1 gene encoding patched domain-containing protein 1, which gives rise to MLRQVLHEGLRTSFHKLGHFVANHPVFFASAPVLISILLGASFSRYRIEENVEYLLAPKHSLAKIEGNLVDSLFPVNRSKHTLYSDLQTPGRYGRVIVTSRRGSVLDPHHVNSVLKLHNTITQIQVPMLGFNYTFAHLCLLDDSKSCIVDDILRVLEEMRSARASNRSAPPLRYPITKLKDGREAYIGHQLGGVLAGGGRDGVRSARALQLTYYLQAASPLNEVVAASWELLFCRELENFVKAHPELSLYPFTSSSLQRDFQRTSRVSERPLLFSLAACLSLAMLCCSMRDCVRTKPWLGLLALVTVSLATLTSAGIFNLTGGKYNSTYLGIPFVMLGHGLFGTFEMLSSWRRTREDQHVKERVAAVFSDCMLPFTASTALHVVTFGIGASPFTNIEAVRLFCRNACISVLFNYLYILTFYGSNLVFAGYLENNYRHSLFCRRVPKPELLQQKPAWYRFLMYTHYNEEATEAGPLRAYESHLLVAFMKRYYCDWITNTYVKPFVVLFYLVYVSFALMGYLQVSEGSDLSNVVATETSTIAYTRAQQRYFSSYSPVIGFYIYESIEYWNTSVQEDLLEYTKGFERISWFESYLNYLHGLNITTSLSRSNFTERLRSGFLRQPRYVHFSDDIIFAKRTDGEFDVVASRMFLVAKTTENKREEMSILLDTLRKLSLTSRVKFIIFNPSFVYMDRYASSVGAPLKNSCIAALFLLFFSTFLAADPLVNAWLTVTVASVEFGLVGFMTLWRVELDCVSVLCLIYGVNYAVDSSAPLVSAFALGRESTRTRWVKLALERHGVPALQSYLCYGAALLPLAAVPSNLTRTLFRCLFLTAIITAFHCLAILPVLLTFLPPSKKKRCERKNGAENREEIECMEMVDSTRVVDQITTV